The Hydrogenobacter thermophilus TK-6 genome window below encodes:
- a CDS encoding GYD domain-containing protein, with protein sequence MGIYVMLTKISPYAVKNLEKLKEIEQHAEKLIEENCPGVKWLMNLVVFGPYDYLDIFEASSDEEAAKVAMIIRSFGHATTETWPAIDWKDFKSLLDKIKIDYS encoded by the coding sequence ATGGGTATTTATGTAATGTTGACTAAAATATCGCCGTACGCAGTTAAAAATCTGGAAAAGCTAAAGGAGATAGAACAGCACGCCGAAAAGCTTATTGAGGAGAACTGCCCGGGTGTGAAGTGGCTTATGAATTTGGTGGTTTTCGGTCCTTATGACTACCTTGACATCTTTGAAGCCAGTAGCGATGAAGAAGCGGCAAAGGTTGCCATGATAATAAGATCCTTTGGTCATGCTACCACAGAAACTTGGCCTGCCATAGACTGGAAGGACTTTAAAAGCTTATTGGATAAGATCAAGATAGACTACTCCTGA
- a CDS encoding M23 family metallopeptidase, translating into MREYITIIIAHHEGKPPKTLKIRKSHLKAFVASAVSFCFLSLLSYATSWHLLSERQKLKAEAKKLFEEKKMVLTQKERLNQEKEVMKEKLRAIETKMATVEEYLSKRGVIGKTLAVGGASYKDVSYRDVSYLEFLEDRAEYLLSKVKATPLGYPIFGRITSHMGWRKNPFGRGYEFHSGIDIEAPIGSKVKATADGVVEFAGRYFDYGKAVIIRHPSGYITLYGHLSQIDVKEGQKIKAGDIVGRVGSTGRSTGPHLHYEVIKNNRPINPLDFIAWR; encoded by the coding sequence ATGAGGGAGTACATCACCATAATAATAGCTCATCATGAAGGAAAGCCTCCCAAAACGCTGAAGATACGCAAGAGCCACCTGAAAGCCTTTGTTGCATCTGCTGTGAGCTTCTGTTTTCTGTCGCTTTTATCTTACGCCACAAGCTGGCACCTTCTTTCCGAAAGGCAAAAGCTCAAAGCAGAGGCAAAAAAGCTTTTTGAAGAAAAGAAAATGGTCCTTACCCAAAAGGAACGGCTCAATCAGGAGAAGGAAGTTATGAAAGAAAAACTGAGAGCTATTGAAACTAAAATGGCTACAGTGGAAGAATATCTGTCCAAGAGGGGGGTGATAGGAAAGACCTTAGCGGTGGGAGGTGCAAGCTACAAAGATGTTTCTTACCGAGATGTTTCTTACCTTGAGTTTCTTGAAGATAGAGCAGAATATCTTCTTTCAAAGGTCAAAGCTACCCCTCTAGGCTATCCTATCTTTGGCAGGATCACCTCCCATATGGGCTGGAGGAAAAACCCCTTTGGAAGAGGTTATGAGTTTCACTCGGGTATTGATATAGAAGCACCTATAGGTAGCAAGGTAAAGGCAACAGCGGACGGTGTGGTGGAGTTTGCAGGCAGATACTTTGATTATGGAAAAGCCGTCATAATAAGACATCCATCGGGATACATTACTTTATACGGACACCTCTCGCAGATTGATGTAAAGGAAGGTCAGAAGATCAAAGCAGGGGACATTGTAGGAAGGGTTGGGTCTACGGGAAGAAGTACGGGACCACACCTTCATTACGAGGTGATAAAAAACAACAGGCCTATAAATCCTCTTGATTTTATCGCATGGAGATAA
- the thiC gene encoding phosphomethylpyrimidine synthase ThiC, producing the protein MLRAEWIERRKHLKNKSQMYLAREGIITEEMRYVAKREGLHPEFVRQEVARGRMIIPANINHLHLEPMCIGINSRVKVNANIGNSGLASDIPTEIEKVRVAIKYGADTIMDLSTGDAIKETREAVIKESTVPVGTVPIYEALKRAKGQVKNMTVDLILDVIEEQAQQGVSYMTIHAGVLREFLPMVQHRVMGIVSRGGAIMAQWMVEHGKQNPLYEHFDQICEIFKKYDVSFSLGDGLRPGAIADASDDAQLSELKVLGELTERAWRHGVQVMVEGPGHVPMDQIEFNIKLQQKICHEAPFYVLGPLVIDVAPGYDHIASAIGAAMAGWYGAAMLCYVTPKEHLGLPNIEDVKQGVIAYKIAAHAADVAKNWPGAKDWDLEMSKARFAFDWNRQFELAIDPETARAYHDETLPQEGYKTAKFCSMCGPEFCAYRISQNVSEKMEEVILQDNWPSP; encoded by the coding sequence ATGTTGAGAGCTGAGTGGATAGAAAGACGGAAGCATCTGAAAAATAAATCTCAGATGTACCTTGCCAGAGAAGGTATCATAACAGAGGAAATGAGGTATGTGGCAAAGAGAGAGGGCTTGCATCCCGAGTTTGTGCGTCAGGAAGTGGCACGAGGAAGGATGATCATACCCGCCAACATCAACCACCTTCACTTAGAACCCATGTGCATAGGTATAAACTCAAGGGTAAAAGTTAATGCCAACATAGGCAACTCGGGCTTAGCTTCTGACATACCCACCGAGATAGAAAAGGTGAGGGTAGCCATTAAGTACGGTGCGGATACCATAATGGACCTCTCCACGGGTGATGCCATAAAGGAAACCAGAGAAGCTGTTATAAAGGAAAGCACCGTTCCCGTTGGCACCGTTCCCATATACGAGGCTCTAAAGAGAGCAAAGGGGCAGGTTAAAAACATGACGGTGGACCTTATCCTTGATGTCATTGAAGAACAAGCGCAGCAAGGGGTTTCTTACATGACCATACACGCAGGTGTTTTGAGAGAGTTCCTGCCTATGGTTCAGCACAGGGTTATGGGTATAGTATCAAGAGGTGGAGCCATAATGGCTCAGTGGATGGTAGAACACGGAAAGCAAAACCCTCTATATGAACACTTTGACCAGATATGCGAGATATTCAAAAAGTACGATGTCTCCTTCTCTCTGGGAGATGGACTAAGACCCGGAGCCATAGCGGATGCCTCTGATGATGCTCAGCTTTCAGAGCTTAAAGTTTTGGGAGAACTAACGGAAAGAGCCTGGAGACATGGTGTGCAGGTGATGGTGGAAGGTCCGGGGCATGTACCTATGGATCAGATAGAGTTCAATATAAAGCTGCAGCAAAAGATATGCCACGAGGCACCGTTTTATGTGCTGGGACCGTTGGTTATTGATGTGGCACCCGGATACGACCATATAGCTTCTGCTATAGGTGCGGCTATGGCTGGTTGGTATGGTGCGGCAATGCTTTGCTATGTGACACCTAAGGAGCATCTTGGTCTTCCTAACATAGAAGATGTGAAGCAGGGAGTGATAGCTTACAAGATTGCCGCTCACGCTGCAGATGTTGCCAAGAATTGGCCCGGTGCGAAAGACTGGGATCTTGAGATGTCAAAGGCTCGCTTTGCCTTTGATTGGAACAGACAGTTTGAGCTTGCCATAGATCCAGAGACGGCAAGAGCTTACCACGACGAGACGCTACCTCAGGAAGGATACAAAACTGCCAAGTTCTGCTCCATGTGCGGACCCGAGTTTTGTGCTTACAGGATATCTCAAAATGTGTCTGAGAAGATGGAAGAGGTGATCCTTCAGGACAACTGGCCCTCACCTTAA
- a CDS encoding argininosuccinate synthase, with protein sequence MSKRVILAYSGGLDTSVMVRWLTEKGYEVITYTADVGQGEELSHIPEKARQAGAVEAIVEDLKEEFAREYCLPTLRALALYEGRYPLSASLSRPLISKKLVYYAQKFKADFVAHGSTGKGNDQVRFELSVWALDPNVQVLAPVREWEFKSREEEVEYALKHSIPVKVTKEKPYSIDKNLWGVSIECGPIEDILREPPEDAFEWTTSPEKAPDEPEYVEIGFEEGLPTSINGKRYEFLSQLISELNTLAGRHGVGRIDMVENRLVGIKSREVYEAPGATLLYLAYRELLSLTTDRFTYHYFLSHVPHEYAKIVYEGLWFSPLREALDAFTSTLSKLVSGSVRIKLYKGSAVVVGRSSPNSLYVEELATYSEKDAFDHKAGAAFTKVFGLPLKVLGRVRR encoded by the coding sequence ATGTCAAAGAGGGTTATTTTAGCTTATTCGGGCGGACTGGACACTTCTGTGATGGTAAGATGGCTCACAGAAAAAGGTTATGAAGTCATAACTTATACGGCGGATGTGGGGCAGGGAGAGGAACTAAGCCATATACCTGAGAAAGCAAGGCAGGCTGGTGCCGTTGAGGCAATAGTGGAGGACCTCAAGGAGGAGTTTGCCAGGGAGTACTGCTTACCCACCTTGAGAGCTCTGGCGCTTTATGAAGGTAGGTATCCTCTCAGCGCGTCTCTTTCAAGACCTCTAATATCCAAAAAGCTGGTGTATTATGCGCAGAAGTTCAAAGCGGACTTTGTAGCTCATGGCTCAACCGGGAAGGGCAACGATCAGGTGAGGTTTGAGCTTTCTGTTTGGGCGCTCGACCCCAACGTGCAGGTGCTGGCACCCGTGAGAGAGTGGGAGTTTAAATCTCGTGAAGAGGAGGTAGAGTACGCACTAAAGCACAGCATCCCCGTAAAGGTCACCAAGGAAAAGCCTTATTCCATAGATAAGAACCTTTGGGGTGTGTCAATTGAGTGCGGACCTATAGAGGACATCCTCAGAGAACCCCCAGAAGACGCCTTTGAGTGGACTACATCTCCAGAAAAAGCACCCGATGAACCAGAGTATGTGGAGATAGGCTTTGAGGAAGGACTGCCTACATCCATAAATGGAAAGAGATACGAATTTCTAAGCCAGCTTATCTCTGAGCTTAACACATTGGCAGGTAGGCACGGTGTTGGAAGGATAGATATGGTGGAGAACAGATTGGTAGGTATAAAAAGCAGAGAAGTTTACGAAGCTCCGGGTGCTACGCTGCTCTATCTGGCATACAGAGAGCTTCTCTCTTTGACCACCGACAGATTTACCTACCACTACTTTTTGAGCCATGTGCCCCACGAGTATGCAAAGATAGTTTACGAAGGGCTTTGGTTCTCCCCTCTCAGGGAAGCCTTGGACGCCTTTACATCAACCTTATCAAAGCTGGTAAGTGGGAGTGTAAGAATAAAGCTTTACAAAGGCTCTGCAGTGGTGGTAGGAAGAAGCTCACCCAACTCCCTTTATGTGGAGGAGCTTGCCACTTACTCGGAGAAAGATGCTTTTGACCACAAAGCTGGTGCTGCTTTCACCAAAGTGTTTGGATTACCGCTTAAAGTATTGGGAAGAGTAAGAAGATAA
- the aroD gene encoding type I 3-dehydroquinate dehydratase, with translation MLIAVPLNDRNFQEGLKACQEAGADMVELRVDMFEKLDVKRIKNLIEEVHKVGLKTILTIRSEKEGGTHIENREELFRELSPISDYTDIELSSQDIIPVVRQAVKSSGKKLIISYHNFEMTPSDWILREIFREARRWGADIVKVATKANSYQDVARLLCVGHQEEGEKILICMGKMGSVSRLAGFAFGSVISYAFVDEAVAEGQIHLREMVRLRSLFYG, from the coding sequence ATGCTCATAGCCGTACCTCTAAACGACAGAAACTTTCAGGAAGGTTTGAAAGCTTGTCAAGAGGCTGGAGCTGACATGGTAGAGCTCAGAGTTGATATGTTTGAAAAGCTTGATGTAAAGCGCATAAAAAATCTCATAGAAGAGGTGCATAAAGTAGGACTGAAAACCATCCTCACCATAAGGAGCGAAAAAGAAGGTGGCACGCACATAGAAAATCGCGAGGAGCTCTTTAGAGAGCTATCACCTATCAGTGATTACACAGACATAGAGCTTTCCTCGCAGGATATAATACCTGTTGTAAGGCAAGCAGTAAAATCCTCAGGCAAAAAGCTCATCATCTCTTATCACAACTTTGAGATGACTCCATCCGATTGGATCCTCAGAGAAATCTTTAGAGAAGCAAGACGATGGGGTGCGGACATAGTCAAGGTGGCTACCAAAGCAAACTCCTACCAAGATGTGGCAAGGCTTTTATGTGTAGGTCATCAAGAAGAAGGAGAGAAGATACTCATATGTATGGGTAAGATGGGTAGCGTATCAAGACTTGCAGGCTTTGCTTTTGGTTCAGTGATATCTTACGCTTTTGTGGATGAGGCGGTGGCTGAAGGCCAGATACATCTAAGGGAGATGGTAAGGCTCAGAAGTCTCTTCTATGGTTAA
- a CDS encoding phosphoribosylanthranilate isomerase, with protein sequence MVKIKFCGLKRIQDLEKAISLKIDYVGFVLYPKSPRYVSSEELKALVSLSNSVKKVAVMVNPDYQDVKKVLDIGVDLIQLHGEESFDFAKKVGFERVIKAFRVKEKIYISQEWRQVHAVLLDTYSQYLYGGTGKTFNWSIAEELVKNGFRIILSGGLTPENVQMAVRKVNPYGVDVSSGIEVQPGTKDHQKMEAFVRAVRSSLS encoded by the coding sequence ATGGTTAAGATAAAGTTTTGCGGGCTCAAAAGAATTCAAGACTTGGAAAAGGCTATATCTCTAAAAATTGATTATGTGGGTTTCGTGCTTTATCCCAAAAGCCCCAGATATGTAAGCTCTGAAGAGCTAAAAGCTCTGGTAAGCCTTTCAAACTCTGTTAAAAAGGTGGCGGTCATGGTCAATCCTGACTATCAAGATGTAAAAAAAGTTCTTGATATAGGTGTTGATCTCATCCAACTTCACGGTGAGGAAAGCTTTGACTTTGCAAAGAAGGTGGGATTTGAAAGGGTTATAAAAGCTTTCAGAGTCAAGGAGAAGATTTATATATCTCAAGAGTGGAGACAAGTTCATGCAGTGCTTTTGGACACTTACTCACAATACCTTTACGGTGGGACTGGCAAGACTTTCAACTGGAGCATAGCAGAGGAGCTTGTCAAAAATGGGTTTCGCATAATTCTATCTGGTGGCTTAACTCCTGAGAATGTGCAAATGGCAGTAAGAAAGGTAAATCCCTATGGAGTTGATGTCTCATCAGGTATAGAAGTGCAGCCGGGCACAAAGGACCACCAAAAGATGGAAGCTTTTGTGAGGGCTGTCAGGAGTAGTCTATCTTGA
- a CDS encoding PhoX family protein, protein MKRMIFFSAVLGIGAVSACGGGGGSSAQPIAIDFAPLGIPNTDQEHVSYKVTDKLIVTYSDGSKKEFPLSYEVLLQSGDQMGSYKWGQLLDVNAQPMSNIAYTKGEISWNPDANSLIKTSDGKYFIITHFEEPPGMLYASELDPNTLKVKSITPIDFSSVGGTIINCAGSQTPWNTHLGGEEDYDLNSIYSVSAGGKNPAYVQCTKDSNGYFTGNDVNGKSNYFCGYVGGVQRYLKDLNIDPSNGYLGDKFNLYNYGYIVEVAYTNGKWDVAKHYITGKYTPEMAVVMPDRKTLYMSDDGDYKGLYKLVLNQPQNGFNKNWCGTLYAAKVKQLSDQNGGTFDVSWIELGKACDSEVKAIIDKKPLLTDIFDVEDPSACPTDQGFKLITEDRINECLRLKVGQYRSSKFASDDEVKKAAAFLETRKYAAYLGASIEFRKGEGLAYDPDNNVLYYAITEIGGSMADGKGDINLPNNMCGAVYRLVLDQNYNAYKMEGIVIGKPINRDPNDPDYQKYGQKWACHPDYVANPDNLKYIGYNTLLIGEDTSYHINNMVWAYNVKTGKLTRIAWVPTGAEVTGVFAHGLVGNNYTMTLNIQHPFVDTFRNADGNPVNSTYNDQNKDKRKGILGIIKGIPAGLLKLTH, encoded by the coding sequence ATGAAGAGAATGATATTTTTCAGCGCAGTGTTGGGAATTGGTGCCGTCTCCGCCTGCGGTGGCGGTGGAGGTAGTTCTGCACAGCCCATTGCCATAGATTTTGCACCCCTTGGCATACCAAACACAGACCAGGAGCATGTAAGCTACAAGGTGACGGACAAGCTTATAGTCACTTACAGCGACGGAAGCAAGAAGGAGTTTCCTCTTAGCTACGAGGTGCTTCTCCAGTCTGGGGACCAGATGGGAAGCTATAAGTGGGGACAGCTGCTGGATGTAAACGCGCAACCCATGTCTAACATAGCTTACACAAAGGGTGAAATATCTTGGAACCCTGATGCCAACAGCCTAATAAAGACCTCTGATGGTAAATACTTCATAATTACCCACTTTGAAGAGCCTCCCGGCATGCTATACGCCTCAGAATTAGACCCTAACACTCTCAAGGTAAAAAGCATCACTCCCATAGACTTTAGCTCAGTAGGTGGTACTATCATCAACTGTGCAGGTTCACAAACTCCTTGGAACACTCACTTAGGAGGTGAAGAAGACTACGACTTAAACAGCATATACTCAGTCAGCGCAGGGGGTAAAAACCCAGCCTATGTTCAGTGTACAAAAGATAGCAACGGCTACTTTACAGGAAACGATGTAAATGGTAAGTCTAATTACTTCTGTGGTTATGTAGGTGGGGTACAAAGATATCTTAAAGACCTTAACATAGATCCAAGCAATGGCTACTTGGGAGATAAGTTTAACCTCTACAACTACGGTTATATAGTGGAAGTGGCTTACACAAACGGAAAATGGGATGTGGCAAAACACTACATTACTGGCAAATACACACCAGAGATGGCAGTAGTGATGCCAGACAGGAAAACACTTTATATGAGTGACGACGGGGACTACAAGGGACTCTACAAGCTGGTCTTAAACCAACCGCAAAACGGTTTTAACAAAAACTGGTGCGGAACACTTTATGCAGCAAAAGTAAAACAACTATCAGACCAAAACGGTGGTACCTTTGATGTAAGCTGGATAGAGCTGGGTAAAGCCTGCGACAGTGAAGTAAAAGCCATTATAGACAAAAAGCCCCTTCTTACTGACATATTTGACGTAGAAGACCCCAGCGCATGCCCTACCGACCAAGGCTTTAAACTTATAACAGAAGATAGAATAAATGAATGCTTAAGGCTAAAGGTAGGTCAGTACAGGTCTTCTAAATTTGCTTCCGATGATGAGGTGAAAAAGGCTGCCGCGTTCCTAGAGACCAGAAAGTATGCAGCTTACCTTGGTGCCAGCATAGAGTTTAGAAAGGGTGAGGGGCTTGCCTACGACCCAGATAACAACGTACTCTACTATGCCATCACCGAGATAGGCGGTTCTATGGCCGATGGTAAAGGAGATATAAATCTACCTAATAACATGTGCGGTGCTGTTTACAGACTGGTGTTAGACCAAAACTACAACGCCTACAAAATGGAAGGTATTGTAATAGGTAAACCAATAAATAGAGATCCAAACGACCCTGATTACCAAAAGTACGGACAAAAATGGGCATGCCACCCTGACTACGTAGCCAACCCAGACAACCTCAAATACATAGGCTACAACACCCTCCTAATAGGTGAGGACACATCTTATCACATAAACAACATGGTGTGGGCTTACAACGTAAAAACTGGCAAGCTTACCAGAATAGCTTGGGTGCCTACAGGAGCTGAAGTTACTGGTGTATTTGCCCACGGACTGGTAGGAAACAACTACACCATGACTCTAAACATCCAACATCCATTTGTAGACACTTTCAGAAATGCAGATGGTAATCCAGTAAACTCAACCTACAACGACCAGAACAAGGACAAAAGAAAAGGTATACTTGGCATCATCAAAGGTATACCAGCAGGGCTTTTAAAACTAACTCACTAA
- the mnmG gene encoding tRNA uridine-5-carboxymethylaminomethyl(34) synthesis enzyme MnmG yields the protein MMLVDEFDVVVIGGGHAGIEAALASARMGAKTVMFVLNADTIGQMSCNPAIGGIAKGIVVREIDALGGEMGKAIDSTGIQFKMLNTRKGKAVWSPRAQADKKLYREYMKKVCERQENLYIKQDEVVDIIVKDNRVVAVKTKLGLEYKTKTVVVTTGTFLNGTIYIGDKTFPAGRAWEPRSEGLAEFYKRHGFPLMRFKTGTPARLDGRTIDYSGLEIAPGDDPPPKFSFWTEPVGTYWFPKGKEQINCYITYTTPKTHEIIRKNLHRTALYGGLIKGIGPRYCPSIEDKVVKFPDKDRHQVFLEPEGLDTIEVYPNGLSTSLPEEIQWELYRSIPGLENVELIRPAYAIEYDVVPPTELYPTLETKKIRGLFHAGNFNGTTGYEEAAGQGIVAGINAALRAFGKEPIYLRRDESYIGIMIDDLTTKGVLEPYRLFTSRSEYRLHLRQDNAILRLSKLGYELGLLTQDQYKIIKELQRQIEEWMSFYKSQRTALAIGSEVKSYTPSQLLTSDFTLDDLKTFGFDVPTHPFVKEVVEIELKYEPYMERELKINERLKKLEDVKIPEDLDYDKIQGISKEAKEKLKRFRPITVGQASRIDGITPATITSLLAYLGKLD from the coding sequence CTGATGCTGGTGGATGAGTTTGATGTAGTGGTAATAGGTGGGGGTCATGCTGGCATAGAGGCAGCTCTTGCATCTGCCAGAATGGGTGCAAAGACGGTTATGTTTGTCCTTAACGCAGACACAATAGGGCAGATGTCTTGCAATCCTGCCATAGGTGGTATAGCCAAGGGGATAGTAGTCAGGGAGATAGATGCTCTTGGTGGTGAGATGGGTAAAGCCATAGACAGCACGGGCATACAGTTTAAGATGCTAAACACTCGCAAAGGCAAGGCGGTATGGTCTCCAAGAGCTCAGGCGGATAAGAAACTTTATAGGGAGTATATGAAGAAAGTCTGTGAGAGACAGGAAAATCTATACATAAAGCAGGATGAGGTGGTAGATATCATAGTAAAGGACAACAGGGTGGTAGCCGTAAAAACCAAGCTTGGTCTGGAATACAAAACTAAGACGGTGGTGGTCACAACTGGCACTTTTTTAAACGGCACCATATACATAGGAGACAAGACTTTTCCCGCAGGTAGAGCTTGGGAACCAAGGTCAGAGGGACTTGCGGAGTTCTACAAAAGGCACGGCTTCCCACTCATGAGGTTCAAAACTGGTACTCCTGCAAGGCTTGATGGAAGAACCATAGATTACTCAGGACTTGAGATAGCACCTGGTGATGATCCTCCACCCAAGTTTTCTTTTTGGACGGAGCCTGTTGGCACTTACTGGTTTCCCAAAGGTAAAGAGCAGATAAACTGCTATATTACATACACAACACCAAAAACTCACGAGATAATACGCAAAAACCTTCACAGAACAGCACTTTACGGTGGACTCATAAAAGGCATAGGTCCAAGGTACTGCCCATCCATAGAGGATAAAGTGGTAAAGTTTCCTGACAAAGACAGACATCAGGTCTTTTTAGAACCTGAAGGCTTAGATACGATAGAAGTTTACCCCAACGGTCTTTCCACATCACTGCCGGAGGAGATTCAGTGGGAGCTATACAGAAGCATACCCGGGCTTGAAAATGTAGAGCTGATAAGACCAGCTTATGCCATAGAGTACGATGTAGTGCCACCTACAGAGCTTTATCCTACTCTGGAGACAAAGAAAATAAGAGGACTCTTTCATGCGGGGAACTTTAACGGCACCACAGGTTATGAAGAGGCGGCGGGTCAGGGCATTGTTGCAGGTATAAACGCAGCTCTCAGAGCCTTTGGAAAAGAACCTATATATCTGCGAAGGGACGAAAGTTACATAGGCATAATGATAGACGACCTTACCACTAAGGGGGTTTTAGAACCATACAGACTCTTCACCTCAAGGTCTGAATACAGACTACACCTGAGACAGGATAATGCCATCCTGAGGCTCTCTAAGCTGGGCTATGAGCTGGGCCTCTTAACACAGGATCAATACAAAATCATAAAAGAGCTTCAAAGACAGATAGAAGAATGGATGAGCTTTTACAAGTCCCAAAGAACAGCTTTGGCTATAGGTTCTGAAGTAAAGAGCTATACACCTTCACAGCTACTCACATCTGACTTTACATTGGATGACCTTAAAACTTTTGGCTTTGATGTACCCACGCATCCTTTCGTCAAGGAGGTGGTAGAGATAGAGCTAAAGTATGAGCCTTACATGGAAAGGGAGCTAAAAATTAACGAAAGGCTAAAGAAACTGGAGGATGTCAAAATTCCAGAAGACTTAGATTACGATAAAATACAAGGTATAAGCAAAGAGGCAAAGGAGAAACTAAAGCGCTTTAGACCCATCACAGTGGGACAGGCATCACGCATAGACGGTATAACACCTGCCACCATAACCTCTTTATTGGCTTATCTGGGAAAGCTGGACTAA
- a CDS encoding 2Fe-2S iron-sulfur cluster-binding protein, whose protein sequence is MAKVKINKKIIEIPVGVRFGELHHEIEKAGVEFGCTDGQCGVCVCTVKKGLEYLAEPSEAEEETLWRIGEYDENRRLTCQLVIEKEPPEIIELETD, encoded by the coding sequence ATGGCAAAGGTAAAAATAAACAAGAAGATCATTGAGATCCCTGTAGGAGTTAGGTTTGGTGAGCTTCACCATGAGATAGAAAAGGCAGGTGTTGAATTTGGTTGTACAGACGGACAGTGCGGTGTATGTGTATGCACTGTAAAGAAGGGCTTGGAGTACCTTGCAGAACCTTCTGAAGCGGAAGAGGAGACCCTCTGGAGAATAGGTGAATATGATGAAAACAGAAGGCTCACCTGTCAGTTAGTTATAGAGAAGGAGCCACCAGAAATTATAGAATTAGAAACTGATTGA
- a CDS encoding succinate--CoA ligase subunit alpha — translation MERRWKIGTPYLNDSTRIIVMGITGREASQVVAESEALYPGFVVAGVTPGKGGSEVAGVPVYNTVREAQERHPEINTGIVYVPPASVKDAVIELIDAGIGVIFIITEHVPIRDTVYFYHYAKERGTIIVGPTSLGCIIPKIPARIGAIGGKDPSVAYADGGLVILSKSGGLTTTTAEMFKRRGWGVYMALALGGDVISCTTFADAIENLADDPNVKGVIIQGEVGGSYEEQAAETILRLWKEGRWNKPVAAFVAGRFQESLEGVSFGHAGAIVERGKGKATDKIRAFNEVGKITGLVKVAEFYHDLVHCIEELGVPRDFEDSTPEGKVKPLYSTINEENCQFKA, via the coding sequence ATGGAAAGAAGGTGGAAGATAGGAACGCCATACCTCAACGACAGCACAAGAATCATAGTTATGGGGATAACAGGAAGGGAAGCATCCCAAGTGGTGGCAGAGTCAGAGGCACTTTACCCCGGCTTTGTGGTAGCAGGAGTGACACCCGGTAAAGGAGGGTCAGAAGTTGCCGGTGTCCCAGTTTACAATACGGTAAGAGAGGCACAAGAGAGGCATCCAGAGATAAATACGGGAATAGTTTATGTGCCACCTGCATCTGTAAAAGACGCAGTTATAGAGCTTATAGATGCCGGCATTGGCGTCATATTTATAATAACGGAACATGTACCCATAAGGGACACGGTTTACTTTTACCACTATGCAAAGGAGAGAGGCACCATCATAGTAGGTCCTACCTCGTTGGGATGTATAATACCGAAGATACCTGCCAGGATAGGTGCCATAGGTGGAAAAGACCCATCGGTGGCTTACGCTGATGGAGGGCTGGTGATACTTTCCAAATCGGGCGGACTTACCACCACAACAGCAGAGATGTTCAAAAGGAGGGGTTGGGGTGTTTATATGGCTTTAGCACTTGGAGGGGATGTCATATCTTGTACCACATTTGCAGATGCCATAGAGAATTTAGCGGATGATCCTAATGTGAAGGGCGTTATCATACAGGGTGAGGTGGGAGGATCATACGAAGAGCAAGCTGCCGAGACCATACTCAGACTCTGGAAGGAAGGCAGATGGAACAAGCCTGTTGCGGCCTTTGTAGCAGGAAGATTCCAAGAGAGCTTGGAGGGGGTTTCCTTCGGGCATGCAGGTGCCATAGTGGAAAGGGGCAAAGGAAAAGCCACTGACAAAATAAGAGCTTTTAACGAGGTGGGTAAGATAACGGGATTGGTAAAAGTTGCAGAATTCTATCACGACCTTGTACACTGCATAGAGGAGCTAGGTGTCCCCAGAGACTTTGAAGACAGCACACCGGAAGGAAAAGTAAAACCCCTTTACTCTACCATCAACGAGGAGAACTGCCAATTTAAGGCTTAA